A single uncultured Acetobacterium sp. DNA region contains:
- a CDS encoding nucleoside deaminase: MSLAIEMARLGEVNGEVPIGAVIVCDGEIIARAHNQKETLVDPTAHAEMLVIREAAQKLGRWRLDDCRLYVTAEPCVMCMGAIIQARISMLVYGVAEKKFGGVESTAFLGQHPMLPKKMEIYAGICEKECEDLLKDFFEKKRI; the protein is encoded by the coding sequence ATGTCCCTGGCCATCGAAATGGCCAGGCTGGGTGAAGTAAACGGAGAGGTACCCATCGGCGCGGTCATCGTTTGTGATGGTGAGATCATTGCCAGAGCCCATAATCAAAAAGAAACCCTGGTCGACCCGACCGCTCATGCCGAAATGTTGGTCATTCGGGAAGCCGCCCAAAAATTAGGACGTTGGCGGCTGGATGACTGCCGACTATACGTTACGGCTGAACCCTGTGTGATGTGTATGGGCGCCATTATTCAGGCGCGAATCTCAATGCTGGTCTATGGGGTGGCTGAAAAGAAATTTGGCGGAGTGGAGTCTACCGCTTTTTTAGGTCAACACCCGATGCTCCCCAAAAAGATGGAAATCTATGCTGGGATCTGTGAAAAAGAATGTGAAGATTTACTGAAAGATTTTTTTGAGAAAAAGAGAATTTGA
- a CDS encoding DUF362 domain-containing protein: MNQKSKVYFTTLRTTGSNNILKKLEKLVTAAGMTDIDFENKFAAIKIHLGEPGNLAYLRPNYSKVIVDMIKEKGGKPFLTDCNTLYVGRRKDALEHLDAAYENGYNPFVTGCHVIIGDGLKGTDDIEVPLEGGECVKSAKIGRAIMDADVFVSMTHFKGHENTGFGGVLKNIGMGCGSRRGKMEMHSNSKPFVKEKKCRSCKMCSKICAFSAISYRVEDGKARIKPDTCVGCGRCIGVCPFDAISPKYDESNDILNKKIAEYTKAVVTGRPQFHISFVIDVSPNCDCHVENDLPIIQDVGIFASVDPVALDMACADACNNARILRGSCAEERIVENEVHDLSDLDVFTLVHPDTNWKVCVDHAVKLGLGNKEYEITEV; encoded by the coding sequence ATGAATCAGAAATCTAAGGTATATTTTACAACATTACGAACAACCGGTTCCAACAATATATTAAAAAAATTGGAAAAGCTGGTCACTGCCGCTGGAATGACCGATATTGATTTTGAAAACAAATTTGCCGCTATCAAAATCCATCTGGGCGAACCGGGAAATCTGGCTTATTTACGCCCTAACTATTCCAAGGTAATCGTCGATATGATCAAAGAAAAAGGCGGGAAGCCATTTCTTACTGACTGCAATACCCTTTACGTTGGTCGCCGAAAAGATGCCCTGGAGCATTTGGATGCCGCCTATGAAAATGGTTATAATCCGTTTGTCACTGGGTGCCACGTAATCATTGGCGACGGCTTAAAGGGGACTGACGATATTGAGGTGCCATTAGAAGGTGGCGAATGTGTAAAAAGTGCAAAAATCGGTCGGGCGATAATGGATGCGGATGTGTTTGTTTCGATGACGCATTTCAAAGGACATGAAAACACTGGTTTTGGTGGCGTCTTAAAGAACATTGGGATGGGCTGTGGTTCCCGTCGAGGAAAAATGGAAATGCATTCAAACAGCAAACCCTTTGTCAAAGAGAAGAAATGCCGTAGCTGCAAAATGTGTTCAAAAATCTGCGCATTTAGCGCTATCTCATATCGGGTCGAAGATGGAAAAGCCCGAATCAAGCCGGATACATGTGTCGGTTGTGGTCGCTGTATTGGCGTTTGTCCCTTTGATGCGATTTCGCCAAAATATGATGAAAGTAATGATATTCTCAACAAAAAAATTGCTGAATATACCAAGGCAGTAGTAACGGGTCGTCCCCAATTCCACATCAGTTTTGTCATCGATGTTTCACCCAACTGTGATTGTCACGTGGAAAATGATCTGCCAATCATCCAGGACGTCGGAATTTTTGCATCCGTGGACCCGGTTGCGCTGGATATGGCTTGTGCCGACGCCTGTAACAATGCCCGGATTCTCCGGGGCAGCTGCGCTGAAGAACGGATAGTCGAAAATGAAGTCCATGATCTGTCTGATCTGGATGTCTTCACATTGGTTCACCCGGATACAAACTGGAAGGTCTGCGTCGATCATGCCGTCAAGCTGGGTCTTGGCAACAAGGAATATGAAATTACCGAAGTTTAA
- the ilvC gene encoding ketol-acid reductoisomerase, with amino-acid sequence MAKLFYDADCNLGLLDGKTVAIIGYGSQGHAHALNLKESGVNVIVGLYEGSKSWPIAEEAGLKVMTAADATKAADIVMILLPDERQAAIYKESILPNLEAGNSLVFAHGFNIHYGQIIPPTDVNVFMIAPKGPGHTVRSQYQEGRGVPCLIAVYQDPTGNTHDLGLAYASGIGGGRAGILETTFKEETETDLFGEQAVLCGGVTALMKAGFDTLVEAGYQPESAYFECVHEMKLIIDLVVQGGLGYMRYSISDTAEYGDYITGSKIITEDTKKAMKGVLNDIQDGTFARNWILENQANRPYFNAVRRIETETQVEKVGAELRTMMSWIKK; translated from the coding sequence ATGGCAAAATTATTTTATGACGCAGATTGTAATCTGGGGTTACTCGATGGAAAAACTGTCGCAATTATTGGATACGGAAGTCAGGGGCATGCTCATGCGCTGAATCTGAAAGAATCAGGTGTGAATGTTATTGTTGGTCTTTATGAAGGCAGCAAATCCTGGCCAATCGCTGAAGAAGCTGGATTAAAAGTTATGACAGCCGCCGATGCCACCAAAGCAGCTGATATCGTCATGATTCTTCTTCCCGATGAAAGACAGGCAGCAATCTACAAAGAAAGCATTTTACCAAACCTTGAAGCAGGCAACAGCCTTGTATTTGCCCATGGTTTCAATATTCATTACGGTCAAATCATTCCACCAACGGATGTAAATGTGTTTATGATCGCACCAAAAGGACCAGGACATACAGTAAGAAGCCAATATCAGGAAGGCCGAGGGGTTCCATGTCTGATTGCAGTTTACCAGGATCCAACAGGTAATACCCATGATCTGGGACTAGCTTATGCTTCCGGAATCGGCGGCGGCCGTGCCGGTATCCTTGAAACAACTTTCAAAGAAGAAACCGAAACGGATCTTTTTGGTGAACAAGCGGTTCTTTGCGGTGGCGTAACTGCTCTAATGAAAGCTGGTTTTGATACCTTAGTAGAAGCCGGATACCAACCAGAAAGCGCATATTTCGAATGCGTCCATGAAATGAAATTGATCATCGATTTAGTTGTTCAGGGCGGATTAGGCTACATGCGTTATTCCATCAGTGATACAGCAGAATATGGTGACTACATCACTGGCAGCAAAATCATTACTGAAGACACCAAAAAAGCGATGAAGGGTGTTCTTAATGATATTCAGGATGGTACTTTTGCTCGTAACTGGATCCTTGAAAACCAGGCTAACCGACCATACTTCAATGCCGTAAGACGGATTGAAACTGAAACACAAGTTGAAAAAGTTGGTGCCGAATTACGAACCATGATGTCCTGGATCAAAAAATAA
- a CDS encoding 2-isopropylmalate synthase, with the protein MSRIVKIFDTTLRDGEQSPGCSMNLKEKLEMAKQLERLRIDVIEAGFAIASPGDFESVQLVANEIKNATVASLARSTEKDITTAYEALKGAVNPRIHYFLATSDIHMEYKLRMSPEAVLEKAIAMAKFARNLCGEVEFSAEDASRTRPEFLYQVLEGVINEGVTIVNVPDTVGYTTPGEYFKFIEGIRNNVPNIDKATISVHVHDDLGLGVANSLAAIQAGAGQVECTVNGIGERAGNAALEEIVMALKTRYDVYQVDTNIDTTQIYRSSRLLSKLTGVRVQPNKAIVGENAFAHESGIHQHGMMANKETYEIMTPESIGLKENKMVLGKHSGKHAFVDKLASLGYTLSDDEVLDLFDQFKVLADKKKVISDKDILALVEQKQLAIPEVYSLDRFVISTGNTISTAATIRLRKNGNLIEGVSLADGPISAGFKAIGELVDCGELTLIDYGVTAVTDGTDAQGEAQVKISDGTHVYHGRGLSTDIIDASLKAYIDAVNQMLYIQETQTSEAQ; encoded by the coding sequence ATGAGCAGAATAGTAAAAATATTTGATACCACCCTTCGAGATGGGGAACAGTCACCGGGTTGCAGTATGAACCTGAAAGAAAAATTAGAGATGGCGAAACAACTCGAACGCTTGAGAATTGATGTCATTGAAGCAGGTTTTGCCATTGCATCTCCTGGTGACTTTGAGTCAGTTCAACTGGTTGCCAATGAAATTAAAAATGCTACCGTGGCCAGCCTGGCCAGAAGCACCGAAAAAGACATTACCACCGCCTATGAAGCCTTAAAAGGAGCGGTTAATCCCCGGATTCATTACTTTTTGGCAACTTCGGATATTCACATGGAGTACAAGTTGCGGATGTCCCCGGAAGCGGTTCTGGAAAAAGCCATTGCGATGGCTAAATTTGCCAGAAACCTTTGCGGCGAGGTTGAATTTTCGGCCGAAGATGCCTCCCGAACCCGACCAGAATTTTTATATCAGGTGCTGGAAGGGGTTATTAATGAAGGTGTTACCATTGTCAATGTACCGGATACAGTAGGGTACACCACCCCTGGTGAATATTTTAAATTTATTGAAGGGATTCGCAACAACGTGCCAAACATTGACAAGGCGACCATCTCGGTTCACGTTCATGACGATTTGGGGCTGGGTGTGGCCAACTCATTAGCGGCCATTCAGGCCGGTGCCGGTCAGGTGGAATGTACGGTTAACGGGATCGGTGAACGGGCTGGTAATGCGGCGCTGGAAGAAATTGTCATGGCACTCAAAACCCGTTATGATGTTTACCAGGTAGATACCAACATCGATACAACTCAGATCTATCGCTCCAGCCGCTTGTTATCTAAGTTGACAGGGGTTCGGGTACAGCCCAATAAAGCCATTGTCGGCGAAAATGCCTTTGCCCATGAGTCTGGTATTCATCAGCATGGCATGATGGCCAATAAGGAAACCTATGAAATCATGACGCCCGAATCGATTGGTTTAAAGGAAAACAAGATGGTGCTGGGAAAACATTCCGGTAAACACGCATTTGTCGATAAACTCGCATCTCTGGGTTATACCTTAAGTGATGATGAGGTCCTGGATTTATTTGATCAGTTCAAGGTATTGGCTGACAAGAAAAAAGTCATTTCTGATAAAGACATTTTAGCATTGGTTGAACAAAAACAATTGGCGATTCCAGAAGTTTATTCCCTCGATCGTTTTGTCATCAGCACCGGGAACACCATTTCGACTGCCGCGACAATTCGCTTAAGAAAAAATGGCAATCTCATCGAAGGCGTATCCTTGGCAGATGGACCGATCTCAGCCGGGTTTAAAGCCATCGGCGAACTGGTTGATTGTGGTGAACTGACCCTGATCGATTATGGGGTGACAGCGGTCACCGATGGCACCGATGCCCAGGGTGAAGCCCAGGTGAAAATTTCGGATGGCACCCATGTGTACCATGGTCGGGGACTGAGCACTGATATCATTGATGCCAGTTTAAAAGCTTATATTGATGCAGTAAACCAGATGCTTTATATACAAGAAACGCAAACAAGCGAAGCTCAGTAA
- the cimA gene encoding citramalate synthase yields the protein MSEKILVFDSTLRDGAQAEGISFSVEDKIRVMETLDKMGVDYIEAGNPGSNPKDIEFFNRIKGVQLNHAKLVAFGSTRRGGIAVEDDANLKAILETGTPGVAIFGKSWTFHITDIIKTTLEENLKMIEETMAYLKAQGKDVTFDAEHFFDGYKNDPAYAIEALLAAQEGGADCLALCDTNGGTLPFEIQEIVTDVRNKLKIPLGIHCHNDSGLAVANSLMAVHAGARQVQGTFLGYGERCGNANLATIIPNLQLKMGFYCLAAEELSKLTSSAIRIAEISNYALTGREPFVGKSAFAHKGGMHIDAVMKNPASFEHVSPETVGNERRILMSEVSGRSTIIQLINEVDPSLTKKSEETTRVMDRIKELEYQGYQFEGAESSVKLLIRKELGLHKPFFTLEDFKTIGEQTHTKEALSSSAVVKINVDGQSEINAAEGDGPVNALDKALRKALEVFYPKISEVRLTDFKVRVIDSKSATASKVRVLIESSDGNDIWTNVGVSTDIIEASLIALIDSIEYKLLSDEERGK from the coding sequence ATGTCAGAAAAAATATTAGTTTTTGATTCAACCTTAAGAGATGGAGCCCAAGCGGAGGGGATTTCGTTCTCGGTTGAAGACAAGATCCGAGTAATGGAAACCCTGGATAAAATGGGGGTTGATTATATCGAAGCCGGCAATCCCGGTTCGAACCCGAAAGACATCGAATTTTTTAATCGGATCAAAGGCGTGCAGCTTAACCACGCCAAACTGGTCGCCTTTGGCAGCACCCGCCGCGGGGGCATTGCCGTTGAGGACGATGCCAATTTAAAAGCCATTCTGGAAACCGGGACCCCGGGAGTCGCCATCTTCGGAAAAAGCTGGACCTTCCATATTACCGACATTATTAAAACGACGCTTGAAGAAAACCTCAAAATGATCGAAGAAACCATGGCCTATCTCAAAGCCCAGGGAAAAGATGTCACCTTTGATGCCGAGCACTTCTTTGACGGTTATAAAAATGATCCGGCTTACGCCATCGAAGCCTTACTGGCAGCACAAGAGGGGGGCGCAGATTGTCTGGCGCTCTGCGATACCAATGGTGGCACCCTGCCCTTTGAAATTCAGGAGATCGTCACCGATGTGCGAAACAAACTGAAAATCCCTCTGGGAATTCACTGCCATAACGATAGCGGGCTGGCTGTGGCTAATTCGCTGATGGCTGTTCACGCTGGTGCCCGGCAGGTTCAGGGAACCTTCCTGGGCTATGGTGAACGCTGCGGCAATGCCAATCTGGCCACGATTATCCCTAATCTCCAATTGAAAATGGGATTCTACTGTCTGGCCGCTGAAGAACTTTCAAAACTCACATCTTCGGCGATCCGAATTGCCGAAATTTCCAATTACGCTCTGACCGGACGAGAACCCTTTGTCGGAAAATCAGCCTTTGCCCATAAGGGCGGCATGCATATCGATGCGGTGATGAAAAATCCGGCGTCCTTTGAACATGTCTCACCAGAAACGGTTGGCAACGAACGACGGATTTTAATGTCCGAGGTTTCCGGTCGCAGCACCATTATTCAGTTAATTAATGAGGTGGATCCAAGTCTGACCAAGAAATCCGAAGAAACCACCCGGGTGATGGATCGCATCAAGGAACTGGAATACCAGGGTTATCAGTTTGAAGGCGCTGAAAGCAGTGTCAAACTGTTGATCCGTAAGGAACTGGGCTTGCACAAACCCTTCTTTACCCTGGAAGATTTCAAAACCATTGGCGAGCAAACCCACACCAAGGAAGCCCTCAGTTCTTCGGCCGTAGTAAAGATCAATGTCGATGGTCAATCGGAAATCAATGCCGCCGAAGGCGACGGACCGGTTAACGCCCTGGATAAGGCGCTCAGAAAAGCGCTGGAAGTCTTTTATCCCAAAATCAGCGAAGTCCGCCTGACTGACTTCAAGGTGCGCGTCATCGATTCCAAATCGGCCACCGCCTCCAAGGTTCGGGTGCTGATTGAAAGCTCCGACGGCAACGACATCTGGACCAACGTCGGCGTTTCCACCGATATTATCGAAGCCAGTCTGATCGCCCTGATCGACTCTATTGAATATAAGCTCTTAAGCGATGAGGAACGGGGAAAATAA
- the leuC gene encoding 3-isopropylmalate dehydratase large subunit: MGMTMTQKILAAHAGLTEVKPGDLIMADLDLVLGNDITAPVAINVFEGINAKTVFDKDKVALVPDHFAPNKDIKAAEQCKKMRTFAREHKITNYFEIGQMGIEHTLLPEKGLVVTGDLVIGADSHTCTYGALGAFSTGVGSTDMAAGMATGKAWFKVPAAIKIVLTGKLNKYVSGKDVILHIIGMIGVDGALYQSMEFVGDGIANLTIDDRFTIANMAIEAGAKNGIFMVDDRTLEYVKDHSKREFTVYTADEDAEYVRTISIDLSTIKPTVAFPSLPENTKTTDEITEPIVIDQVVIGSCTNGRLSDFSKAAKIFEGHHVAKGVRVLIIPATQKIYLQCMELGYFKTFVEAGATISAPTCGPCLGGHMGILAAGERCLATTNRNFVGRMGHVDSEVYLANPEVAAATAILGRIADPTEL; encoded by the coding sequence TTGGGAATGACAATGACTCAGAAAATATTAGCAGCCCATGCAGGATTAACAGAGGTAAAACCAGGCGATTTGATCATGGCCGACTTGGATCTCGTACTTGGAAATGATATAACCGCACCGGTAGCCATCAACGTCTTTGAAGGCATCAATGCAAAAACCGTGTTTGATAAAGATAAGGTGGCGCTGGTACCAGACCACTTCGCCCCTAATAAAGACATCAAAGCCGCTGAACAATGCAAGAAAATGAGAACCTTTGCCAGAGAGCATAAGATTACCAATTACTTTGAAATCGGCCAAATGGGTATTGAGCATACCCTGTTGCCCGAAAAAGGACTGGTCGTCACCGGCGATTTAGTTATCGGTGCCGATTCCCACACCTGTACCTACGGGGCACTAGGAGCCTTTTCAACCGGCGTCGGTAGTACCGATATGGCCGCCGGGATGGCAACCGGTAAAGCTTGGTTCAAAGTGCCAGCTGCCATTAAGATTGTCTTAACCGGAAAGCTGAATAAATACGTATCTGGTAAAGACGTAATCCTCCATATTATCGGTATGATCGGGGTGGATGGGGCTCTTTATCAGTCCATGGAATTTGTCGGCGACGGTATTGCCAACCTGACCATCGATGACCGCTTTACTATTGCCAACATGGCTATTGAAGCTGGTGCCAAAAACGGCATCTTCATGGTCGATGATCGAACGCTGGAATACGTGAAAGATCATTCCAAAAGAGAATTTACGGTTTACACCGCCGACGAAGATGCCGAATATGTTCGCACCATTTCAATCGACTTGTCAACCATCAAACCGACCGTTGCTTTTCCATCTTTGCCGGAAAATACCAAAACTACCGACGAAATCACCGAACCGATTGTGATTGATCAGGTGGTCATCGGCTCATGTACCAATGGACGACTGTCTGATTTTTCAAAAGCGGCCAAAATATTCGAAGGCCATCACGTGGCTAAAGGGGTTCGGGTGCTGATTATTCCCGCAACCCAGAAGATATATCTGCAATGTATGGAACTGGGTTACTTTAAAACCTTTGTGGAAGCTGGTGCCACCATCAGTGCGCCGACCTGCGGACCTTGCCTGGGTGGACACATGGGTATCCTGGCCGCTGGCGAGCGATGTCTGGCTACCACCAACCGTAACTTTGTCGGACGAATGGGTCATGTCGACTCCGAAGTTTATCTGGCCAACCCTGAGGTTGCAGCAGCGACTGCTATTTTAGGTCGGATAGCTGATCCCACCGAGTTATAG
- the leuD gene encoding 3-isopropylmalate dehydratase small subunit, translating into MKAQGSVFRYGSNVDTDVIIPARYLNTSDPQELAQHCMEDIDADFIKNVKDGDIIVADKNFGCGSSREHAPIAIKAAGISCVIAADFARIFYRNAINIGLPILECPEAVAGIEAGDEIAVDFDTGIITNITKNTTYQGQAFPEFMQKIIVAGGLVNSINKNL; encoded by the coding sequence ATGAAAGCACAAGGAAGCGTATTCAGATACGGAAGCAACGTTGACACCGACGTAATCATACCAGCACGATACTTAAATACCAGTGACCCTCAGGAACTGGCGCAACACTGTATGGAAGATATTGATGCTGATTTCATCAAAAATGTAAAAGATGGCGATATCATTGTAGCTGACAAAAACTTCGGTTGCGGATCGTCCCGGGAACATGCCCCCATTGCCATCAAGGCCGCCGGCATATCCTGTGTGATCGCCGCCGATTTTGCCCGAATCTTTTACCGCAATGCCATTAATATCGGTCTGCCGATTCTGGAATGTCCGGAAGCCGTCGCCGGGATTGAAGCCGGAGATGAAATAGCCGTGGATTTTGATACCGGTATCATCACCAATATTACCAAAAACACGACCTATCAGGGACAAGCTTTCCCCGAGTTTATGCAAAAAATCATCGTAGCTGGTGGCCTGGTCAACAGCATTAACAAAAATTTATAA
- the leuB gene encoding 3-isopropylmalate dehydrogenase produces the protein MNYKIAVIPGDGIGPEIVGASIKVLDKIAEKYNHTFNYTEVLAGGAAIDACDNPLPQETVDVCLASDAVLLGALGGPKWDNLPGDKRPEAGLLGLRKALGLYANLRPAILYDELKAACPLKPEIIGDGLDIMVVRELTGDVYFGEKGRDGDFAAWDIMKYTRPEVLRIAKKAFEIAMKRDKKVTNVDKANVLEVSRFWRSCVEEVAKDYPEVELNHLYVDNAAMQLVINPKQFDVIVTGNLFGDILSDEASMITGSIGMLPSASMADGKFGMFEPIHGSAPDIANQNKANPIATIVSVAMMLRYSLDLIEEADVIEAAVQKTLAQGYRTGDIFSEGMTLVGTVEMGQKIIENL, from the coding sequence ATGAATTATAAAATAGCAGTAATCCCCGGAGACGGCATCGGCCCCGAAATTGTCGGAGCCAGTATTAAAGTCCTTGATAAAATCGCTGAAAAATATAACCATACCTTTAACTACACCGAAGTTCTGGCCGGTGGTGCCGCCATTGATGCCTGTGACAACCCCCTGCCTCAGGAAACGGTTGACGTCTGTTTAGCCAGCGATGCCGTGTTACTCGGCGCCCTGGGTGGACCAAAATGGGATAACTTACCTGGCGACAAACGACCAGAAGCCGGCCTGCTGGGTCTGCGAAAAGCCCTGGGTCTGTATGCCAACCTGAGACCAGCCATTCTTTATGATGAATTAAAAGCCGCCTGTCCCTTAAAACCAGAAATTATTGGGGACGGACTGGATATCATGGTTGTTCGTGAACTGACGGGTGATGTTTATTTCGGCGAAAAAGGCCGGGATGGCGACTTCGCTGCCTGGGATATTATGAAATACACCCGACCAGAAGTGCTGCGGATTGCTAAAAAAGCCTTTGAAATTGCCATGAAGCGAGACAAAAAAGTCACTAACGTGGACAAAGCCAATGTTCTGGAAGTATCCCGCTTCTGGAGAAGCTGTGTGGAAGAAGTCGCCAAAGACTATCCCGAAGTCGAACTGAACCATCTGTATGTCGACAATGCCGCCATGCAACTGGTCATTAACCCTAAACAATTTGATGTCATTGTCACCGGAAACCTGTTCGGCGATATCTTATCCGACGAAGCCAGCATGATTACTGGTTCTATCGGAATGTTGCCATCAGCCAGCATGGCCGACGGTAAATTCGGAATGTTTGAACCAATCCATGGTTCGGCTCCAGATATTGCCAACCAGAACAAAGCCAACCCGATTGCGACGATCGTTTCGGTTGCGATGATGCTACGTTATTCGCTGGATCTGATTGAAGAAGCCGATGTCATTGAAGCCGCTGTACAAAAAACCCTGGCTCAAGGATACCGCACCGGCGATATTTTCAGTGAGGGCATGACTCTGGTCGGCACCGTTGAAATGGGCCAAAAAATCATCGAAAATTTATAG
- the ilvD gene encoding dihydroxy-acid dehydratase, which yields MKSDRVKKGVETTPQRSLFKAMGYIDEELEQPLIGVVNSFNEIIPGHIHLNTITKAVKEGIRMAGGTPIEFPAIGVCDGIAMGHVGMKYSLASREIIADSIEIMATAHSFDALVLIPNCDKIVPGMLMAAARLNIPAVVVSGGPMLTGKAVGQKETDLNTAFEAVGAFNAGKIDEKELKSFEDSVCPGCGSCSGMFTANSMNCLTEVLGMGLPGNGTIPAVFAERIRLAKKAGIQVMEMWKKDIKPRDIMTDANFRNALACDMALGCSTNSILHLPAIANEAGVCIDLQEVNEISAKTPHLCKLAPAGNHHLEDLYYAGGIQAVMKTLADAKLIDTSLMTVTGKTIAENLTCVTNKNPEVIRPLDNPYSKTGGLAVLFGNLAPDGGVVKQGAVAPEMLKHEGPARVFNSEEEATAAIKAGKIVAGDVVVIRYEGPKGGPGMREMLFPTSAIAGMGLDKDVALITDGRFSGATRGACIGHVSPEAAAGGTIGLIEEGDIIAIDIVNRSLAVKVDDAVLAERKANWVPIEPKIKTGYLSRYAKLVTSASTGAVFEK from the coding sequence ATGAAAAGTGATCGTGTAAAAAAAGGTGTAGAAACAACTCCCCAGCGTTCTTTGTTCAAAGCCATGGGCTATATTGATGAAGAACTGGAGCAACCATTAATCGGAGTAGTCAATTCTTTTAATGAAATTATCCCCGGCCATATTCATTTAAATACCATCACCAAAGCGGTTAAAGAAGGCATCCGCATGGCGGGCGGAACACCCATCGAATTCCCGGCTATTGGCGTTTGTGACGGCATCGCCATGGGACATGTGGGGATGAAATATTCCCTGGCTTCCCGGGAAATCATTGCCGATTCCATTGAAATCATGGCCACTGCTCATTCCTTTGATGCACTGGTTTTGATTCCCAATTGCGATAAAATCGTCCCCGGGATGTTGATGGCAGCAGCCCGGCTCAATATTCCTGCCGTAGTCGTTAGTGGGGGACCAATGCTCACTGGTAAGGCTGTGGGACAAAAAGAAACCGATTTAAATACCGCCTTTGAAGCAGTTGGTGCTTTCAACGCTGGCAAAATCGATGAAAAAGAACTGAAATCTTTTGAAGATTCCGTTTGCCCCGGCTGTGGTTCTTGCTCGGGAATGTTTACCGCCAACAGCATGAACTGTTTAACCGAAGTGCTTGGAATGGGATTGCCTGGTAATGGTACCATTCCAGCTGTCTTTGCTGAACGAATCCGATTGGCTAAAAAAGCTGGCATTCAGGTTATGGAAATGTGGAAAAAGGACATCAAACCTCGGGATATCATGACCGATGCCAACTTTAGAAATGCCCTGGCCTGCGATATGGCTCTGGGTTGTTCTACTAACAGTATTCTCCACTTACCTGCCATTGCCAATGAAGCCGGGGTCTGCATTGACTTACAAGAAGTCAACGAGATTTCCGCCAAAACGCCTCATTTGTGTAAGCTGGCCCCAGCCGGAAACCACCATCTGGAAGATCTTTACTATGCTGGTGGGATTCAGGCAGTCATGAAAACATTGGCCGACGCCAAGCTGATTGACACCAGTTTAATGACGGTAACCGGAAAAACCATTGCTGAAAATCTGACTTGTGTGACGAATAAAAATCCGGAAGTCATCCGACCACTGGACAATCCCTATAGCAAAACCGGTGGTTTAGCGGTGCTGTTCGGAAACCTTGCCCCAGATGGCGGCGTTGTTAAACAGGGAGCCGTGGCACCAGAAATGTTAAAACATGAAGGTCCGGCCCGAGTGTTTAACTCCGAAGAAGAAGCCACCGCAGCCATTAAAGCAGGAAAAATTGTGGCTGGAGATGTCGTTGTCATCCGTTATGAAGGACCAAAAGGTGGCCCCGGGATGCGGGAAATGCTTTTCCCAACCTCTGCCATTGCCGGTATGGGTCTGGATAAAGATGTGGCCCTTATCACTGACGGTCGTTTTTCCGGAGCCACCCGTGGTGCTTGTATCGGACATGTATCTCCAGAAGCAGCCGCCGGCGGAACCATCGGTCTGATTGAAGAAGGCGACATTATTGCCATTGATATTGTCAACCGTTCCCTGGCAGTAAAGGTAGATGATGCCGTTCTGGCCGAACGAAAAGCTAACTGGGTTCCCATTGAACCAAAAATCAAAACTGGCTACCTGTCTCGCTATGCCAAACTGGTTACCTCCGCCTCCACGGGAGCCGTATTCGAAAAATAA